The bacterium region ACGGTTACATTCGTAAAATGTATGTAACCGCTGGTCTTGAAACTCTTGCAGGTCATTCATAGTATCTGACGTATTGAACAATGAACTCATTCGTATAGAGACCCTGCTCGAAGCCCCAGTTTACTAGAGATACCATATGGCGACTCAATCCTCTACTCTTCCAGTCCAAGGTCCTCATGCGACAGCAGAAACCGCGCATCCTTCAGAGATACTTTCTCCCAGAGATAACAGTAAGACTTCTCCGATTCTTTGCTTTCAAGGAGTAACAAAACAGTTTGGCACTCAGCGGGTCTTACAAGGCGTGACGCTCTCAGTTCGTCCTGGGGAGGTAACTGCACTTCTTGGCTCAAACGGCTCAGGGAAGAGTACTCTGCTGAGAATGGTTCCAAAGCTTATGGTTGCAGATTCCGGAGATGTTCAAGTATTCGGTCAATCACTTTCCTCCATTCGGAGAAAGGAATTGCGTGCGATTCGATCACAGGTCGGATTTATTTTTCAGAAACATAATCTTGTTCCACGACTATCGGCACTAACGAATACACTCCATGGCGCGCTCGGAAGAACTCGTAGCCCTCAAGCATGGTTTCACTCTATTGCTCCGAGTAGGCTACGACAAGAAGCACTAGCATGTCTCTCTCAAGTCGGTTTACAAGAACACGCGTTAAAGGAAGCAAGATTTCTCTCTGGTGGACAGTCTCAGAGAGTTGCTATAGCGCGTGCTCTCATGCAACGACCAAAGCTCATACTTGCAGATGAGCCAGTTGCAAGCCTCGACCCCGATGCAGGTGAACACGTCATGCGACTATTACGTACTGTTGCCAAGGAGATGGGGATAGGACTGCTATTCTCCACGCACCATCTGGAACATGCCATCGGTTACTCTGATAACATTGTGGGTTTAGTTGGAGGAAAGATTAAGTTTAATAACCCTGCAAACGGGGTAAATATAGACAAGTTAAGGGCAGTGTATGAGAAATAATTCGATACAAGTTTTGCCACCCATATCGTCCCCTCAACTCTCGGTACCACCGCGCTATTCAAGCCCGAAATTTGCTCAAGTAGCGACAATACTGATTCTTTTCGTAGTCATCTATCCTGCCTTTCAAGGAGCCGAAGTTTCGCCACGAGCTCTGATTGAAGGCGCTCCATACATGCAAGAAGTACTTTTAGAAATGTTTCCGCCAAGTACAGAGCGGCTTCCACAAGTTCTCTCCCTACTTGTGAGCACATTTCATATGGCTGTTGCAGGGACAATCATAGGTATTCTCCTAGCACTTCCTCTTGCAATACTCGGAGCAAGAAAAACAACACCACACGTTCTCTTCTACCAATCATCCCGACTTATTGTTTCACTTGCTCGGACCATCCCCGATCTCGTCTGGGCCCTATTTTTTGTGGTAACCGTCGGAATCGGCCCCTTTGCGGGAGTTCTTACGATTGCTGTTGATACTCTAGGCTTTTGTGGTCGCTTTTTCGCGGAAGGTATTGAAGAAACTGAATCAAACCCTAAAGAAGCACTGGAAACACTGGGGGCGGGTCGCCGAGCCATTTTGGCTATTTTCATTCTTCCTTCCTCGGCTCCAAGTTTTATCAACACCGCACTCTTTTCACTTGAGAAAGCAGTTCGTTCCTCTGTTGTCCTTGGTCTCGTTGGAGCTGGTGGTATTGGAGTAGAGCTCAAAGTCGCAATGGACACATTCCGATATGATGAAGCGTGTACCATCATTCTCGCCATCTTTGCGCTCGTAATTGTTGTAGAGCAGGTCAGTATGCACGCTCGAAAGTGGATGGCTTCAGAGTAACGGTTGAGGACAAGAGCTCCTCTTAGTTAAGCTGAGCGCGTCCGTCTTTATCACCAAGGGCACATTGCCCGAGCTCAGCCTCTCTCTCAAGCTCTAAGAATAATTCTCGAAGATACGTTGAACGCACCTTGCCCAGGTCGTCCTCTCCAAGTTCTTCAGCTAAAATACGGAGACATCGAGGAATAGCTTCTGCTAATATGAGAGCCCCATCAAGCCCGAATTCTCCCTGACTGATTCCCTCTAAAATATGAGACGATACTTTTTCCGATCTCTTCTTATGAGCTTCACTCTTCAGAACTCCTCGCTGCTCTCGTTCGGCCGGAGTGCGCTGCATTTCACGGGCAACTTGAGCATCAAGGGTTTCTAAAACTCGGCTCAACGCCTGCTCTAGAGTCATGCTTCCTTTTTGTTTTCTTGCCATCTGTTCTCCCGTTTCTCTCCGTAGACCTCCGTAAGGCTAACAAATCAAAAATACAATCTAAAGCTCCTTTCCCTGCGTTCATTTTCACTGGATAATGCACCTATGAAGCGGTTACATATTCTTCTCCTATTAATTGCTATTCCAGTCTTTTATTTCATGCCGGTCTTATTTTCATCGGACGGAGAAAGCAACCTATCTCTCGAGTATTGGTTTCCTGCTCTCTTTTCCTCCGAAGAAAGCGCTGAAAACCACATAAAGGCAGGAAAAGCATTTCTAACTGAAGACAATCTGTGGAAAGCGCGCCAGTCTTTTCATCGTGCCACTAAGTTTGACCCTCAAAATTCAGAAGCAAAATTCCTGCATGGAACGACTCAACTGTCTCTTAAGTATTTTGAAGAAGCAATTCGTGACTTCACTGAATGTCTTCAGCTTGATCCATCTAATGGAAATGCCTATTACAATCGAGCGATAAGCTTTGCTCACCTCCAAAACTTCTCTTCAGCTATCCGTGATTTCACCGAAGCCATTAAGCTTAATCCAAGTGATGTAGCAGCGTATCGTGACCGCGGTGTCGCAAAACAACGGCTTGGTGATAAGCGCAATGCGTTGGCGGATTTTCAAAAAGCAGTGGCACTACAGCCAAACTATGTACAAGCTCAGGTAAGCCTTGGCTATCTTCTTGTTCAGATGGGCTCTGTTGAAGAAGGACTGAACCATTTAAACCTTGCTGCTTCCTTAGACCCGCAAGTCAGGGGCAATTTTATAACCGATAAAACCTGTGGACTTGCCTGGGCAGAAGAAACCCAGCGAATAATTTATAGAGCATGTGAAAAACTGAGGCCCGAAGAGAATCCTCTATGACAACAGATAGATTATTGTTGAGAACGCTCAACAAAAAATTTGTCTAATTGGCTACTGAATAGCTCAGCGACGACTTGCTCCGATACGGGAAACAATCCATCAGGATTAGTAGGATCCAGAACAGCTGCAAACTGTCTTGCGAGCTCTACTGCCCCTCTATTCAAACAAGAGCGAATCAGTGCTAGTGATAGTATCGGATATTCGGGATAGTAGGAGATAGCTTTCTTAAGAAGCGTTTCTCCAGAGTCATCGCTTAAGGTCATATCAGCTAAAAGACAGGTAAAAGCAAATACACATGCACTCACCTCATCAAGCGGCTCTCGTTTATCTACAATGCGTTCAGCGCTCTGTAATCCTTTCTCCAGACACCGTGAAATTAGTTGACTGCTAGTACGATTTGAACGACACACAATCCCAAAATAATTATGAAGCCATCCAACTCTACTCCTCGGCTTTGATTTCTGACATTGTAATGTCTCAAAAATACTGATTAAGCGTTTTGCGCGATGGATGGGCAGATGCATCTCAAGTATTTTTTCTCGGCCAGCAGCTCCAATCCTTCGAGCTTCATCTTTATGCTTGAGAAAATAGCGGATTTTCTCAGCAGCTTCCTCGACATTTCCCTTTTCATAGGTAATCAGGTGGGTTCCATCTTCAAAGAGCTCAGGAAGACCATTTTCCGTCCGCTCAGTAAGCAACAAAGCTCCAGACATCATCGCTTCAAAAACCCTGAAATTGACATCTTTCTTCACGGTCTGATTGATTACAATCTCTGACTGGGGGAACATCGTTTGCCAG contains the following coding sequences:
- a CDS encoding ATP-binding cassette domain-containing protein; translated protein: MATQSSTLPVQGPHATAETAHPSEILSPRDNSKTSPILCFQGVTKQFGTQRVLQGVTLSVRPGEVTALLGSNGSGKSTLLRMVPKLMVADSGDVQVFGQSLSSIRRKELRAIRSQVGFIFQKHNLVPRLSALTNTLHGALGRTRSPQAWFHSIAPSRLRQEALACLSQVGLQEHALKEARFLSGGQSQRVAIARALMQRPKLILADEPVASLDPDAGEHVMRLLRTVAKEMGIGLLFSTHHLEHAIGYSDNIVGLVGGKIKFNNPANGVNIDKLRAVYEK
- the phnE gene encoding phosphonate ABC transporter, permease protein PhnE: MRNNSIQVLPPISSPQLSVPPRYSSPKFAQVATILILFVVIYPAFQGAEVSPRALIEGAPYMQEVLLEMFPPSTERLPQVLSLLVSTFHMAVAGTIIGILLALPLAILGARKTTPHVLFYQSSRLIVSLARTIPDLVWALFFVVTVGIGPFAGVLTIAVDTLGFCGRFFAEGIEETESNPKEALETLGAGRRAILAIFILPSSAPSFINTALFSLEKAVRSSVVLGLVGAGGIGVELKVAMDTFRYDEACTIILAIFALVIVVEQVSMHARKWMASE
- a CDS encoding tetratricopeptide repeat protein, with product MKRLHILLLLIAIPVFYFMPVLFSSDGESNLSLEYWFPALFSSEESAENHIKAGKAFLTEDNLWKARQSFHRATKFDPQNSEAKFLHGTTQLSLKYFEEAIRDFTECLQLDPSNGNAYYNRAISFAHLQNFSSAIRDFTEAIKLNPSDVAAYRDRGVAKQRLGDKRNALADFQKAVALQPNYVQAQVSLGYLLVQMGSVEEGLNHLNLAASLDPQVRGNFITDKTCGLAWAEETQRIIYRACEKLRPEENPL